The sequence below is a genomic window from Paenibacillus sp..
GGCGGAGAAGCTGCAGCTGGTGCTCCAGCAATTCGAGGACACGTCGCTGGAAATGATGCTCATTCCGGAAATCGGAGAGCTGACGTTCCAGTACCGGACGAACCCGGACGATATGATGGCGGTTTTGGAATTGCGCCGAGAGATGGAGACTCGGCTCAATACGTATTTGTTTTCCGACCAATCGCTGTTGTCGCTGCATTTGATTTCGCTGGGGGACGACTTGCCGATGATCACGCTCGGGACGAGCACCGCGACGGATGACGTGAAAAATGCGGCTTGGTTCCAAGAGGCGTTGAAAAGCGACGGCAAAGGCATTTGGATCGGTTCGTCCGCGAAAGGACCATCCGGCCTCGCCTCGGCGCCGGCTTTCGGCTACGCCCGCGTCGTGAAAGACCAGGTGACGTTCTCGGCGAATTACGTAATGCTGATGGAGATCCGGGAAGAACGGCTGCAGGTCGTGATGAAGGATGCGCTCGGCGAGAACAGCCGGATGTATTTGGTGGATCCGAACGGCCTAATCGTTTCGTCCCCGGACAAAACGCAAATCGGCGCCCCGTTCGCATTCGGCGGTCTCGATGGGGAGAACGGCGCGATCCGCACGGAAGTCGAAGGGGAAACGATGCTGGTCGCGTACAGCGAGCTGGAAGGCGGCTGGAAATTCGTCGGCGTGCAGCCGTTCGCGCCGCTCGTGGCCGGCACGAAGACGATTTGGAACGTCACGGTTCTGATGCTTCTGGTTGGCACGGTCGCCGCCGTCGTCATCGGCTGGATGGTCGCGCTGCGCATCGGTACGCCGCTTCGCCGGATGGCCGGCTTGATGAAGCAGGCGGAGGAAGGCGACTTGTCGGTACGGTCGCCGTACGTGAAGCGTCTCGACGAAATCGGGACGTTAGCGAACGGCTTCAACGAAATGATCGCCAACATCCGTTCGTTGGTGGAAGAGTCGCACCAGTCGGCTCGATACGTCATGGATACGGCGGGCGAGCTCGGAGAGGCCTCCCGCCGGACGGCGACGTCCGCGAAGGAAATCGCGATCGCGACGGAGCAAATCGCCATCGGCGCGTCCAACGTCGCGGTCGAGGCCGAGAAGGTGACGGACGTCGCGAACGTGATGGGCACGCGCATGGCAAGCACGGTGCAGGCGAACGAGCAGATGGCGGCCGCCGCGGCGGACATTCAGAAGGCGAGCCAGCTCGGCGCGGAAACGATGCACGGGCTGAGCGCGAAGACGGCCGAGACGGAGCAGCTAACGGTGTCTATGGTCCAGAAGGTCGAGGAGCTCCAGAAGAGTACGTCGTCGATACAGGAAATTTTGGTGCTGCTGAACAACATCACGAAGCAGACGAACATTTTGTCGCTGAACGCCTCGATCGAGGCGGCGCGCGCCGGCGAAGCGGGGCGCGGCTTCATGGTCGTCGCCGACGAAATTCGCAAGCTCGCGGATCAGTCGAAGCAGTCGATCGAGACGGTCGGCCGCATTACGAACCGCATCCGGGGCGAAATCGACGAGACGGTCGGCCTCATGGGACGAGCATACCCGCTGTTCCAAGAGCAGATCGCGTCGGTCAAGCATTCCAACGACATTTTCCTTTCGGTGAACGACCGGATGGGCGAATTCGTGCAGCAGCTCGATTCGGTCATGGGCGCCGTCCGGGAGCTGGAGCGGACGCAGCAGACGCTGGCGGACGCGATGGCGAGCGTCAGCGCGGTCGCGCAGCAGTCGTCGGCGACGACGGAGGAGGTCGCGAGCCTCAGCACCGACCAGCTGCAAGTCGGCGATTCGCTCGTCGGGCTCGCCGGCCGTCTCGAAGACGTTTCGGTTCGTCTCCGGGATACGCTCAATAAATTTCGTCTATAATTGAATCGCATACTGTGTCTTATCGCGCCGCCCTGCCTTTCCGCAGGGCGGCGTTTGCGTGTCCGCCGGGAAGCTCATACTGAGGATATCCAAGGATGGTTCGGGATGGAATCAGGGGGGAAGCTAGATGCGTCGACATCGGATATTCCATGTGCTGCTCGCGTTCGCCGCGGCGTTCGCGCTGCTTGCCGGGCGGCTGC
It includes:
- a CDS encoding methyl-accepting chemotaxis protein, giving the protein MTRRTFSLRDLFAKKAANSEAAKPTQPRLTIRVNPARSIGLRLFIYFFAVIFISVSSVGFMSYDRSRELIETQVAESKRLTAVQAAEKLQLVLQQFEDTSLEMMLIPEIGELTFQYRTNPDDMMAVLELRREMETRLNTYLFSDQSLLSLHLISLGDDLPMITLGTSTATDDVKNAAWFQEALKSDGKGIWIGSSAKGPSGLASAPAFGYARVVKDQVTFSANYVMLMEIREERLQVVMKDALGENSRMYLVDPNGLIVSSPDKTQIGAPFAFGGLDGENGAIRTEVEGETMLVAYSELEGGWKFVGVQPFAPLVAGTKTIWNVTVLMLLVGTVAAVVIGWMVALRIGTPLRRMAGLMKQAEEGDLSVRSPYVKRLDEIGTLANGFNEMIANIRSLVEESHQSARYVMDTAGELGEASRRTATSAKEIAIATEQIAIGASNVAVEAEKVTDVANVMGTRMASTVQANEQMAAAAADIQKASQLGAETMHGLSAKTAETEQLTVSMVQKVEELQKSTSSIQEILVLLNNITKQTNILSLNASIEAARAGEAGRGFMVVADEIRKLADQSKQSIETVGRITNRIRGEIDETVGLMGRAYPLFQEQIASVKHSNDIFLSVNDRMGEFVQQLDSVMGAVRELERTQQTLADAMASVSAVAQQSSATTEEVASLSTDQLQVGDSLVGLAGRLEDVSVRLRDTLNKFRL